The nucleotide sequence agattcatgacatgatattacgatatctcagttatacatagaccgattttattgattttagttttattagaaagcttatatgtGATTTACATTAGATAAATTGCTTTGGATTTAGATAATACAGCAGGCGTTacgggttaggttggaatcgcagttgaacgagtaaaagatacgtggtagcgccagcgccagtatacacggtggcgtataatttttcatgtacttggagtccagacgctaccgcgtctctagatgtacacggaaatatagtttgagtagatttggggcaTTTTGGGGGGGGaggggcggcaatattgatttataaactctccccatggaaatactgtctgaataggtttgcgatagtatttggtgggggcggcgatattgaatagtgttaatgaatatgatgtctaaagtggatgtaatgatagcaatatataaaataccatattttttgtttctccgacagaaagttaatccaagtttggcaattttgaatatacttaattttaaattttgcgccgcctccgaaaaaggtacattgcatttaatatgatgtatttaataatttaaccaaattcatcaaacgatggtgaataacaatgcagtttaaatagaaattatttcacacttttcactgcatttcccatacttttaagcaattatgtctagagctagtgcgtattcatatacattaactagaaattatttcatacttttcactgcattttccgatacttttatctagagctagtgcgtattcatataaatcacctagaaattatttcatacttttcactgtacctttttaaccgacttcgaaaaggaggaggttactcaattcgacatgtatatttttttttttttttagatgtcggttaaatttttttccaaaaaattattttatttcactctttttagtgacAATCTATAatcaataggtttcatgcaataacactAGTTATGAGCAATACACAGGATggcccaaaaacgttggaggtccttgaaaagggttgTTCCGCGggtggagggggggggggggggtggagaggttgaaacaatttttcttagcgaaaatgttgctcgaggcttcgctaaggagatattccagaaacagaaactctcgaccaatcagagtgcgagtatgccggaggaGCGCCTGCGGAGCCTATGCTAtactcgcactctgattggtcggggggtTTAGTCagtatctccttaacgaagcctcgaacaacattttcgttaagaaaaaattgtttcaaatcacccccccccctccccccgaaACACCCTATTCAagaacatccaacattttttggacaccctgtataattgcaaatagGGATTATCGAGAATACACGTGcaaatacatgtgaaaggattgattgcgtttcgtaaattccttgtcgagctacaccagagcataacaattttgcaccaacaatgattttaaacaataaaagtgtccataaatttttgcaaatgagtttcctcaccgagttacatcatataataggaattttgcgacaacaatagttataaacaatacagaaattcataaatttttgcatctgtgatcattgcgaaaacctctccggcagcaaaatgtaaggggtttcatcgatttcaggccaaacatacgtgaaatagtacgctttttgcgataaaatgtgatataaagtggtaaaaaataagacaaggacaaatgttttgttatggaaccAAATAACAAATgttcttccagatgcaagaagtttcaatctgattggtccatccttctcggagtaagaagcaagacaaaatttttccgtctaaaaaaaaaaaaacaggtaaaaaattactaatcacaaaatgttttttgtacgcgaccaactggaagaaatattcgacaagatgtaAGaagtttcactccgattcattAAGTCATCTCGAtgtaatcggcaagcatacctaaaaatcacggttttttggtaaaaaaaaacaagtaaaaaatgacaaatcacaaaaagTCTTTGATAGCAGGATCACCgggggaacatgctctacaacatgcaagaggtttcactgcGATTTATCAAGTCATCTCGACGTAAgcggcaagcatacctaaaaatcacggttttttggtcAAAAACGGGTAagaaatgacaaatcgcaaaaagtctttGATAGCAGGATCACCgggggaacatgctctacaggatgcaacaggtttcattccgattgctcaagccatctcggcgtaatcggtgaacataccttataaaaaataaaaacatgtcgaattgagtaacctcctccttttcgaagtcggttaaaaaggtaagaattccgcggtacacaCACACCGCAAAGCAAGAAGGTGTGGCGACTACGCGCCGAAGAGGAAACGCGACGCGGAATTCCCAATACGATTCTAGAACCGGCGCGACTTAATTGTACGGGGGCCTCGCAAACAGAGAATCCGCCctagaaagaaaatacaaccCAAAAGTATTACGCCGGGAATTAACGGCTGCGCTTTTCGAAGGGGCCCTTTCTCTCGAAACGCGTGCGATCTCAAACCGCGCAAGGCCACGCGGGagatacgcgaaacgaacggaggGAACTCCAAGGGTTCTCGCCTCCGATggtggtcctgtcgcggacgaaaagtGCTCCGGAGCACACTTGCGGATACACGCTCGATCGGCGGTctcacacacacgcacgcaaaAGGGAAACCCCAACACGTGGACCCTACCTGGAGTTGTCCGGCCTCTGTCGAAAATCCTCAAACACATGTcctgtgtgtgcgtgtgtgtgtgggggggggggggggggggggggattgCGTGGAGGCTCACCCAACACGCACTCGCGTAACATATACCGGATTTTCCTTAAtcggaagaagaaaaaaagaaaccggGGCGCTCGCTCACGTGTTGCTCGTCCCGCGGCTTAACCGTTAATTGTTCCTCGAAATCACGCTCTTCTCGTCGCCGGCTCGTGGCTCTCCCCACCCTGGAGCTTTAAGGGGCTCCTTACGGTATgccaccaccatggcatctCCAAGCGGTGAGGGCTCCTGTGGCAGCTGCGGGGCGAGGGCAGCGTGGACAATCTCTAGAGGGTGGCAAGTCCTCTTTGATGGTGGCCACACCGGGGTCCTTGGGTGGAGGGTGCCGCGTCCGCCGACTTGCCGCGCTCTCGCGAGGACGCGACGCGGATCGCGAGCGCGAGGGGGAGCAAAAGGGGGTCACTAACGGGTCGCGGGCCGTTCATCCCTCAACACAACTCTCGGACCACCTCCGCGGCGTGTTCGGCTAGGAGGGAGCGAGGACTCTCCGGGGTCAGGGTGTCTTCGTAACGAGCAGAAAAGTTCTGCCCCGTCACAGTATTCATGTGTGATTTTTGAATGTCCAGTTCTCAATcttgtcattattattttttctctcctggTCATGGAGTGTTGGGATACTGTTTGGTAAAAGTCCTGCGTTGGGAGCATGAGGCTGGACGCACGCTTTCCTGGCACTGGGGCAGTTGGTCGAGGTCACCATGCCTCTTGCACAAACCTCCAGGTCGGGTCAAAAACCACGACCTAGCTGATATTCCCTTACACCAGGGTGGCGCTTCGGCGTCCTCCTGGGCGGGGAATTTCGGCGAAATCGGCGGGCTGCGTCCGGTCAATTCCACTCACCGCACCTCCTCGTGGTGCTCCTGGGTCTCCGCTTCAGGAGTCGGCGCTCGCTTGCGAGAACCGACTTGCTGGATGCGGAGGGCGAACGCGGTGAGCTGGCATCTGGCGGATCCTCTGTTGACGACATGGCAAGTTTGGAGGCATGGGTACGGCGCCCACCCGCAATGGGGTGCTTTGCTAATGAACATGGACAAACGAGGATTAAGCGTCTACGGTGCAGAGGGCGTCGGATCCCTCAGTACCGGCGCGGTGAGGAGTAGTCGACCAGGCTCCCCCGCGTCGTTATCTTACGACTGGGAGAACCCCGGGGTGGACCACCAGGCCCCCGGGTTCAGCAATGCGCCTGGTGAAGAGACGTCTGTAGCTGGGACCTCCTCCGCTGCGGCGTCTTCCAGCGTCAGGGTGCGCGAGGACGTGCTTCTCGCGCAGCCCGTCGTCCGGTTGGAGAGGGTGGAGGAGCGGGAGCTCCGCTCCGGCCGCCTCCTGGCGGCTGCAGACGCGTCCGGCACCGGCGCTGACTCCGACGGATCAGACAGCTCGGTGTGGTCGGCGCGCTCCATGCAGTCGCCGCTAAGGAGGAAGCGAGGTCGACCCCCTACTGCTGGGGATTGTGCCGGCCTCGCCGACGCTAAGCGAAAGCCTAGCAAGAGGGAGCAGCGCCTGGCGATGGACGTCGCGGACCATTTAGTGTCCTCCGTCCAGATCTCCAGGTCCTGCAAGCCCCTCAAGGGCGAAGAGGAGCTGGCGGCGGAGATGCGCCACGCGCCGACCGCCGAACTCGGCTCTCGGATTTTTGAGAGCTCGGAGGCGGTCCTGAGGGTTGCGAAATGCTCCAACAACCTTCAGGGGCCGATGGTCCGCCAGCTGCGGATTGCAGCGGCCACCATCAGACACGCTGCAATCGAACAGGCGAAGCGTGTCAAGACCTCGGCCCGGGAGGTGGAGCTGGAGCGGACGGTCGCCGAGCTCAGGGCCCGCGTGACCGAGCTGGAAGCCCGGCTTGCGCGGGGCCCGGTCGCGCCTGCCGCGGTGCCGTCGGTGGCGCCGCCCGTCGATCCGGCGGTATCGGTGCCGGTGCCACCTTCGCAGGCGAGTGCGTCCTCGACGGCGAGGTCGAGTCGGCCTGCTGCCTCGAGGCCTGCGCCCGCCGGTCCGTCGCGGAAGCCTGCGATGGGCGGCACGATCCTCGCGCCGGACGTGGACGTCGAGGGCCTCATCCGTCGCCTCTGCGGCGAGATGGAGGTGCGCCTCGGGGCGCACCTGAGGGCGGTCTCGCTGGTGGCCGCCGCGAGCGGGGCTCCGCAGCGGGTGCCGCGGACCGCGCCGCCCCCTACTGCGGGTCCCTCCCAACCTGGTCCCTCGGCGGTGGGGAGCCGCCCCGGGACAGTCAGCGGGGAGcccgcgaaaaagaagagaggcaGGAAGAGGAGCGGGAAGAAGCAAGCGGGTGGCGCCGCTGCCCATCCTGCTCCGGCCTTGCCGGGCTGAGACCGGCCCCGTGCCGCGCCTGCCCCGGCTGCGTCCCGGGCGAGGCCTCCGCCCGCGCCTGCCGCGCCCTCCCTGACCCGTCCGGCACCTGAGAGATGGTCGAAGGTGCTCGGACGCGAGGAGAGGCGTGCGGGGGCGGCACGCTTTCGCTCTCGCGGGGCGCGCCCGGCTGGAGCTCCGGCCAGGATGTCGGGGTAACCGGCATCCGGTACCGCAAGGGGCAGACCGGGTCCTCCATTCTGGAGATCCCGGGTCCGGACAGCGCTGCCGGGCGGACCGCCTGGCCGGTCGCCTGGCGGAGCTGTTCGCCGGCACGGACGTGAGGGTGTCCAGGCCGATTAAATCCGCCGAGGCGCGGGTTAGCGGCCTGGTCGAATCCGTCACGGCCAACGGCGTGGCGGCGGAAGTTGCCACGGTAACCAGGTGCCGGGTGGACGAGGTCCAGACCGGCATCATCCGGCGTTCCGGGTCCGGGCTGGGCACCGTCTGGCTCCGCTGCCCGGCGGCTGCCATGAGGGCCCTCCTGGCGGCTGGCCGCCTGCTCGTCGGCTGGTCGTCCGCCCGAGTGGAGGCCTTGCCCGCGCGAGCCCTCCGATGCTTCAGGTACCTGGAGCTCGGGCACGTGCAGCAGAAATGCCACCTCGAGGCGGACCGCGGGGACCGGTGCTACAGGTGCGCCGGTGCGGGCCACCGCCACGAGAGTGCACGGCgccccttcttttttttttttttattgtggggAAATGCGTTACTCATACCTCGGTTTCCCGGGGGGAAAACCGAGGTTATGTGGGACTACCATCGGGGAGGGGAGCGCCAAAGGCGCGCCCGTCCGCGATggctacccactaaaacctcacaCCCACCTAAGCTACATGGGAAGCGCCTGGATCACGCGAGTACTCGCAGGACGCTTCCCAGCTTACATGAATCCCGGGGGGAGGGTGTTAGCTTCCCCCACTACCTACTCTATAAGACCCCAGGCGGAGGGACCCGCCCGGTTTCCCCATCCCTGGGGCCGTCGGAATGGGCTTCCCAAGCCCCCGCTCGGTCCACCCACAGCCCTCGGCATCTTCGTGTCCG is from Hylaeus volcanicus isolate JK05 unplaced genomic scaffold, UHH_iyHylVolc1.0_haploid 12009, whole genome shotgun sequence and encodes:
- the LOC128882500 gene encoding translation initiation factor IF-2-like, which gives rise to MRRANAVSWHLADPLLTTWQVWRHGYGAHPQWGALLMNMDKRGLSVYGAEGVGSLSTGAVRSSRPGSPASLSYDWENPGVDHQAPGFSNAPGEETSVAGTSSAAASSSVRVREDVLLAQPVVRLERVEERELRSGRLLAAADASGTGADSDGSDSSVWSARSMQSPLRRKRGRPPTAGDCAGLADAKRKPSKREQRLAMDVADHLVSSVQISRSCKPLKGEEELAAEMRHAPTAELGSRIFESSEAVLRVAKCSNNLQGPMVRQLRIAAATIRHAAIEQAKRVKTSAREVELERTVAELRARVTELEARLARGPVAPAAVPSVAPPVDPAVSVPVPPSQASASSTARSSRPAASRPAPAGPSRKPAMGGTILAPDVDVEGLIRRLCGEMEVRLGAHLRAVSLVAAASGAPQRVPRTAPPPTAGPSQPGPSAVGSRPGTVSGEPAKKKRGRKRSGKKQAGGAAAHPAPALPG